Genomic segment of Heliangelus exortis chromosome 7, bHelExo1.hap1, whole genome shotgun sequence:
TTTAGGCAGTTATTTGACTTGCTGTGGGATTCTTGCTGAGTAGTTGCTTTAACTTTTAATACATCCTGCAGTAACTGCTTTATCTCAGGTGACAACTGTTCACTTTGCAATGAGAAAACAGAGGTGATTTTAGGCATTAAGACAGAGTTAACACAATCTGAGGTATTTTCTTGGAATTTCTCAGCTATGTTCTCAAAGCCTTGATGCATGTTAGCATGCCAATACTGCTGGCCATTATGCTGGTCCTCCATAAAACACATGCTTCCAACACATTCTAAGTGGCTTTTAGAAGACACATTCTTCATGTCTGTATGTCCATAAATTTTATTACTATTTGATTGAGCTGATACaattttctctggttttaagCCTTTCATCAATTCTGAACATGAAGATGCAGATTCAGTTCTTCTACTGTTCGGAAAAGAAACTGCTTTGCTAGATAAAAGTTCTTTGTATTTGTCATCTGTTGACATCCAAATGCTACATGGATTATCTGAAGTGTCCATTTTGGAATAGTTATGAAAAGACAGCAACCCTTCATTAGAAGAATCCACTGAAGTAGAATAATAGAGATTATTAGTTCCATTACCATTATTCAGGCCaccattttgtattttcagttcaggaaaaaatggcattttcacAGGGTCATAGTGAAGAGCATTTGTAACAGTGGAGGGCAATACCTGAGGATGACTTGAAGGACTACGGCTTCCCCACGAAATACTACTTCGAGTTCCAAGTTTTGTCACCTCATCACATGGAGGTACATTTGAGTCCAACTTCATTGGCAAATAATTCAGACCTTTTCCTACAGCTACATTACAAGGTGCTACAGTTTGAGAAACACTCCTACCATAAAATAAGgagttattttggttttccacttttgtttttcctgaatgAGGAGCAGAACAAGAAAACGGAGGGGAGGTTAATGGGTGAACAGAGCTGTTCTTTACAGTTAACTGATCAGTTACATGTGACATAGCACCTGAACACAAGCCATGGTGATCAGCTGTCTGTAGCAAAGAAGTTGTAGAACCATCTTTAGTGGGATCAGCTTTCTGACCTATAAAAGGTAAGTTTTGCTTACTTGTAGGTAATAATTTTATAACAATATGTTGTTTTCCATCTACCATTTTAAATCCCATAAATTTAGCACTGTAATTTGCTGGAACagatattttattgtttttgaCCATCAGTACTGTTGGCCCATGAACAGCATTTTTCAGTAATGCCAGGCCATAACTTGTTCCATCATCTGCTTTATTGTGTTGTGCAGTACTAGCAGAGAGCATTCCACCCACGAAATTATGCTTTTCTGCATGTATCATTTCATCTTCATTTGCTGCCACATATCCCATACACTGGTTCAGTTCCTCagattttgtttgaattttatttacaCTTCTTAGCacttgtacatttttttctccagttttatCACTTCCATCGTTTATTTCTTTCCGTCTCCACAATGCTTTTTTTGATGTTCCCATTTTGCACCTTCTTAACACAAGTTTCAGTCCTGCCGGAGTCTTCACTAtacttttttcacatttctccttttctagtttttcttttgcatataAGTGTTCTCTATGCAAAGCTATGATGTGTTTTAAAAGATAATCTTTCCGTGCTGCTTTGTAACTGCAATATTGACAGCCAAAAGGAAACATGCTGGTATGAACAAGATGATGTTTCTGGAACTCCTCTTTTGTAAAACTTACATGATGGCATTTTCCACATTTATATGGGATCTCATTATGCCTGTGAATATGCTGAACAAATGTGCCCACATCCTTGGTAGAAAACCCACATTTTTCACACTGGAAGTGACCATTTACACAATGCTTTGATGTGAAGTGTTTTGTCAAATCCAACAAAGTGTACATATGCTCATCATTACAGAGCTCACATTTTACCAAAGTGCTACGATGGGTGCGCCTATGCTGTTTAAATGACTGAAAGTCATTAGCTGAGAAGCTACACATCTCACAGGGATATAAAGGCAACTCACCATAGTGTAACaactggaaatgtttctgtAGATCATTTGGGCTGTATCTAATGCTATCCTTGCACTTTGTACAAGTGAAATTCAGTATCTTTGCTGCAGTTTTCAACCCGTCAAATTGCACTTCTGGTTTACTTTGCAAGTTGCTTCCCTCTGAACAACTGGGATcacttccatttattttctctaaatttAAGGACTTCCTTGCAGTCTGCTGTTTACACTGGAAGAGTTTTCTAAATCTATCAGCTTCATGTTTCATTAATACTTCATTTGGAATGTTCACCTTGGGTAAAtcaattttcacattttttaattcGTAAGAGAGATTGACATCTAAAATTGCTGGTTGAGTCATCATACTTAAAGGAGCATTCACCAGTGCTTTTTTGAAAGTAGTATTTGTAGAAAAATTCATTGCAGCATTGTGTCTTAACAAATCAATTGGCcttttatcaggaaaaaacGGTTCCTTTTCAGATGGCATGATTttaggttttccttttctttgtgaaTTCTTGAGAGTAGTCTTAGTTCCTGCAGCAAACAAGACTGCTGTGCCGAGTTATTCTCAAGTTTCTAGAACTCCCCCATTTTACTCTCctgaaatcagaaaacaaacaaagcaaattttacatttaaaactAATGCAATTAGAACACTCATTACAACTCATGAATAAATACATGCCAAACATAGATATTGCTGAGTTCTATAATAGCATTTGAGAGTAAAAATTATggtaagaaagaagaaacattacacttatttgtttggttgggtttctttttcccccccctctcacTAATGGAGACATTACCTCCATCAACACCAAAAAGCTCACCACACACCCACATTGAATTTTTTCCATGCCTACCTTTAGAACACAAGTTTGAAGTAGTCAACAAATAAAAGTTAACTTGGTTTCTCACTATATCAGTAAGAACCTGGGCACAGGTTAATCTTTTCAGAACAAAAGTATGACTGACAACAGACATCCTCTATGGATTAACAAGGCTCAAATAGGTAGGGTCAACACCACTGTACCACTACACACTTAAGGTCAGTGTTTCAATAACAAGCTGCACTGACAATTTATAGCAGCCCCAAGTCTATACTCAAACAACACTCCCACACGACAACATAAAATCAGCATGAATTGAATAGCAGTGGAAATTATTTGGATTATgcaaagtgaaaatgaaaaggtGTAAGAATTGTTTTCTTCACTAGGGGTAcaataattttacaaaaaacttttttcataGCAGAAGTCATAGCATCACCTTCGCTTTACTAGCAAAAGTCAGTTAAGTATTGACTGAAATCTGATCAGCAGTGCTCTCTCCAGTATTGCCCTGCTCAGCCTGAAGCAACAGAGATCACCCTATTTATTCACATTCAAACTGAAAGAATGATCACATCCTCTCCCTCATTGTGATgaagtgcaagagctgcttCTATTGCTCCAGGCCATCATAACCATCACTACTAAGgtcttccaaatatttttccacagtcctgtgagaaaaaaatatctagcaTTGAATATATAAATACCTGACAAAGAAAATGGAGACTGGAAAATTTTCAAGGCCATGTTCACATATTACataagaagaaaagcaatacttgggtttgtttttttggggtttagGAGAATATGcactttttttattcctttggaAAAGATATTAGCATTTCTGCACAATTCTTAAGCATAATAAGAGGAATAGATCCAACTGTTTCATACAGAAtcaaatttcaaataaaatcaattaattGTGTTCTTCAGCTATGAGACCTGCAAGACTGCAACTATACATTtgacatcacaaaaaaaaaaaataaatatccatgCCACAAACCACAATCACATACACTCCTTCCTTGAGAGTCACTTTTAGTATAGTACACTCCATTTCGACCAAGTGACGTATTGTAATGCTTTCTCTTGTCAATGGTATATCCCTTATTTATTATCCCTTGTTACGGTAAATCCCTTCTTATGTGGGAGCTGAGCTCCAACATAAAGAGTAAGTAACTAAAAATAACTTGAATTTGTTTgctgaaaaacttttttactacAGAGGTGCAATACATGAAGATTACAAGTTGCATGATGCAATACAACATCCTGATGGCAGCTGCCTACTATTCAGATCACAATGTCAAATACTGAAACCAGTTAACACCATAAAAGTCAGAAGTGGACACTGTATGCTGCAGAGAACAAACCTCAGGCTTTTAGCATGGGGCCAATCTGGTCCTCAACTGGAGCAACACTTCACCAACTGGATAAAACATTTATGTTTGTTGAAAAGTCCCTGTTGAGTAAATTCAAAACTGATTTGAGAACTCCCTTAACTAATTAACCACACAAATTACAATTTAACTTAAGTTATTATTCAGTAGCGTGCAACTACCAAAAAGCACCTGTGGCATGATAAATAAGAGTATTTATATACTAGTAATATAGCATATACTAGTATATATACTATATAGCTTATACACTATGTAGTTTTTTAATACTAGAAAAAGCcaaccagtaaaaaaaaaaatatcccagcaATGTTTAAACACACATTATGAAAGAACTCAAACTTACACATTAAGAAAAGACTTGACTTTGACTTCAATTCTTCATAAgcctttttaacattttcacaCAAATACAGAAGAGGTAAATATGTAAAACTCAGAAAAGGCCACAGTCAGGAGTAGTGAAAAAAggtctgaaaacaaaaagaaaggtaTATTAGAGTGCAAATACACGCATAATTGAAAGAATAAGCTAAAAAGCATAAATCCTTCGCAAATTTACGTTacactgaagagagaaaaaatgcaaatgcataGAATCTTGCAAAGAATGTCCTCAAATGCATGATTTGATTAAAACCCACTACCAATCTCTTCCTAACATGGCCTATTTTAACATTAGCTTCATCACTACTTCTCTGGCATTTTAAATTGGTAAGCATAAACAGATTATAACTTAAAACCAAGCCAGAAATCAGTACCTGGTACCTCTATCCAAATTTTAACTTGAACTCAAAAGAAGcttttcataattaaaatagtaataaattcTATAGCAAAGATCTAACTATAATTTTCTAGAAAGTTTTGCAAATgcctgggggagaaggaggtggactattcacaatattttaaacaagTAGATTATAAAGCAGATATAACAAATACAAACCCTAGAAATATATAACCATGTGCCGAAGTTaactctcattttaaaaaatacagtaaccACTTGAGACTCTAAGCCTCAATTTCTTCACATAAAAATACTCTGTCagtagttttttttaataagtacaaattaaggaaaaaagttttggCTGTATACCTTAATCTAAGGAGAAATGACAGATAAGAGTGGACATTCTtaagttttgtggttttttagaGTTCTTCAAtttagaacaagaaaaaaaatatattcaaaacaGATTTCTAGGCAAGTAGTATTCTCaagatttctgtgaaaattatttaCGCTACTTtgaacttcattttaaaacaaacaaacaactacGCAAAAGTATTTTCCACACTTTCTCCCATCCTACACGTGTCTGCAAACTTTGAGTAGTGGCTTCATCTCTATAACGATCGGGACACACACCCCAAATCACAGAACGAGAACTTCAGGAACCCCTAAAGACCCGGGCTTCTGGCTGTCAGATATAATCTGTCTGACAGAGCAAATTGCTGCTTTcgtaaaaagaaaatataaaataaaaataaattaccaaaTCACTCCAAAGGCTAGCAAACACAGGCACCCCACCACACAGCAAACTTGCCATTTAGgaaaacagcagctcagctctccaCCGGCACACGGCCACCGCCGACGTGCCCGCCAACAGCCGCCCCCAGCCACACTCGCCATGGCTGGGGGACGCTTCCCGCCTCCACCCCCCTCGAAGCCgtacccccccaccccccgctGATGAGCGGCGGTCCCACGGGGGTTGCCGGGGCTGGCAGAAAAGCAGGACCAGAGCACGGTCTGCTCCCGGGACGAGAGGGCAGAGAAGAACAGGGACGAAACTCGAAGGGGTCGGTGACGCCTGCCCGGCGGGGGTCAGGGGAGCCCGCGGAGCTGCCACCGCCTCAGGGCCGCGCAGCGGGCTCCACCCGACCGCGGCAGCAGCGGCGGGCGCTCCCCAAAACTCGGATAGGGGGGAGCGGGGACgcttcccccctgccccccagcttCTTCTTGGGAACCACCCGGCTCCTTCGGCGGCCCAAACGGGCAGCGCTGACCCCGCCCCACTGGGGGGCCAAACGACCCCGGTGGGTGCCGAGCCGCCCGAGCCGCGTCGCCTGGCCCCGCGAATCCCGGCGCAGGGATCATCGGACGGTCACGGCACCAGCCATGAGGAGTTCTCGCCTGGTGCCCGCCGCCGGGCACTGCCCGCGCTCTGCAGCCGTTCCGCCGCCAGCCCCGTCTGCCCCGCGAACTTCCCGCGGCTGGAGTGGGCGGGGGGCGCGGGACTACTTGACGGCACCCCTACCACGGAGCGGCTTTCTGCCCCACCGGGTTTGCgccccctgcctgctcctcaccGTCGCGGCCTGCGCCGGCCGCCCTCTCCCGCGCCGCAAAGGGAACCCCTTCCCCGCCCAGCGCCCCTCGCGGAGTTACCTCGCCCGTCTTCATGTCCCGGCGAGTCGCTGTTGGCGGCCATAACAGTTTCCATCCGGGGACTGTGGTGCTGGGAGCCTCGCGATGGAGGCGGCCGCGGCGGCAGAGGCGGAAGGATACGCGTTCACCTGAACAGACGGACGGCGGCCGGCGAGGCCCAGGGCGGAGAACGCTGCGGGTGGGGGGCGGGGTGGGGCGCCACCGCCCCCCTTCGGGACGGGCGGCTGTCCCGGGGGGCCGGCCCCCATCGTGGGCGAGGCAGCGGCAAGGACAGCCCCCGCCCCgttccccttcctcttccttggACGTGGTTTTGCGGGCTGGAGGCGTGAGGGAAGCACAATGCTGGGTCTCCCGCACCGCTTCCCCGGGGCCGCCTGGCAGAAGGCCTACAGCCGGCTGGCCCAGCGGTGCGGCCCCGGAGGGCCTTGTCCATACGGCAGACCCATAGGTACAGCCTGGCAGCACGGCCCTTTGTTACCTCTCAATGTGTTGGCGCTTCTCCCCGCCCAAGGGTGTGTGCGGGCTAATGGCACTGGGCAGGAGAGTTGATGGCCAGGGGGTTTGTGGTCCACTCTAGACGGGGGTTTGTTGAGCTGCCTAAACGCAATATGTAAGTGTTCTCTATAAAAAGTGGCATCATTGAACGTCTTACATGGATTAGATGGGTTGATCTGATAACGCTGTTTGCTAGCTGAGTTCTCAGAATAACATGaaaatcaaagctgaaaatCACTACAAAATAAGTATTTGCCTTGTTAATCAATAATCGTTGCTGTTTAGCAATAATCGTTGCTGTTTAGAAGAGACAAACTGCACTTTCTAGTAGTAGTATGCTCTAAACTTTACAGCAAAGTTTTAATACACATGCAGATCATCAAAAGTAAGACCACCGAGtctgaaagcagagctga
This window contains:
- the ZNF518A gene encoding zinc finger protein 518A; amino-acid sequence: MPSEKEPFFPDKRPIDLLRHNAAMNFSTNTTFKKALVNAPLSMMTQPAILDVNLSYELKNVKIDLPKVNIPNEVLMKHEADRFRKLFQCKQQTARKSLNLEKINGSDPSCSEGSNLQSKPEVQFDGLKTAAKILNFTCTKCKDSIRYSPNDLQKHFQLLHYGELPLYPCEMCSFSANDFQSFKQHRRTHRSTLVKCELCNDEHMYTLLDLTKHFTSKHCVNGHFQCEKCGFSTKDVGTFVQHIHRHNEIPYKCGKCHHVSFTKEEFQKHHLVHTSMFPFGCQYCSYKAARKDYLLKHIIALHREHLYAKEKLEKEKCEKSIVKTPAGLKLVLRRCKMGTSKKALWRRKEINDGSDKTGEKNVQVLRSVNKIQTKSEELNQCMGYVAANEDEMIHAEKHNFVGGMLSASTAQHNKADDGTSYGLALLKNAVHGPTVLMVKNNKISVPANYSAKFMGFKMVDGKQHIVIKLLPTSKQNLPFIGQKADPTKDGSTTSLLQTADHHGLCSGAMSHVTDQLTVKNSSVHPLTSPPFSCSAPHSGKTKVENQNNSLFYGRSVSQTVAPCNVAVGKGLNYLPMKLDSNVPPCDEVTKLGTRSSISWGSRSPSSHPQVLPSTVTNALHYDPVKMPFFPELKIQNGGLNNGNGTNNLYYSTSVDSSNEGLLSFHNYSKMDTSDNPCSIWMSTDDKYKELLSSKAVSFPNSRRTESASSCSELMKGLKPEKIVSAQSNSNKIYGHTDMKNVSSKSHLECVGSMCFMEDQHNGQQYWHANMHQGFENIAEKFQENTSDCVNSVLMPKITSVFSLQSEQLSPEIKQLLQDVLKVKATTQQESHSKSNNCLKLHSDKLHSGHETGNKAFAHLKSSATACGLQRLPANVDFHLYKRELNTRCSTNEGTHCGRETQTARTSFDSQGLDKLSRNPDVGKLLKTHTDAIITQQLVKEKTLSTTQNPSSFLPVLQEQKKPLLVQSSPSGFFVPLHLANKPGLQVVSGRSVPSTSSSDGHVAKGVPASFVLNKGPGMVLTFNGAIGTVANVPSDNSLVLGRVASREYGKITIPFSKAEGKKNSFRRLRSSCNRRACSTANDSLNSMSFKGPLVITNSSESSEKRMSSVKVLSEHQDAVIDSLESVNQQEIKQKHVYALLPDGKQAVFLKCMTPNKPVVHKHSIFQDNVHYQNCQPKKTGAMQQKLLLKSKISTSDALTETSRSVSSSVPSLQLDNLQSLPPALAQKRTDLTSNDALILPSSLIPANASLSSLNPACCIPPGEPFYSTKSARTRLQKDSSESMQVATANKRNNFGGQKSTWRTRNRTAKVKPLLKQTGSRGSETVVMQRKKNFKRKRKDNCPGPPRKKVALHRKCKEKNQAEVAHQSGGPYKLRASKETVRTLKLLPFNSKQLIKCPRRNQPVVVLNHPDADVPEVVNVMKTIAKFKGHVVKVSLSKRTIEALLQPAFCSPLDVTTDTLSQKRHRTIKPISPVKERFVLKLTLKKTSKNNYQIVKTTSDNTLKAKFSCWFCGRIFDNQDNWVGHGQRHLMEATRDWNSLM